The window TACTCGATGCCCGTCATCTACAACACGAGGCTCACGGAGAGGGGCACAATCGCGATGTACAGGGAAAGGGACAGACAGGTCATCAGGTGGCTCGACGGTAGGGTTGTTGTCGACTCGAAGGAACTGGAGAAGGAGTTCAACGATGAAATCCTCCTTCAGACGTTTTCTGTCGATAAGGCCGGCAGGTTTCTGGCCTACAGCTTTTCCATGGGCGGTGCCGACGAAGGGATAACGAGGATAGTGGACCTTAAAACCGGCGAAATCCTCGAGGAATTCAGGCCCTCGATAAGGAACGTCGTCTTTACTGACAACGGCTACTACTTCTCGCGCTTCTACAGGCACGGCGAGACTCCCGACGGGACCAGAGCTCCCGCGGTGAGGCTCTTCTTCAAAGATGGGAGCGGGGAGAGAATGGTCTTTGGGGAGGGCCTCGGCTCCGGCCACTTTCTCTACCTGAGGGAGAGCACCGACGGAAGGACGGCGATGCTGACCGTTACACTCGGCTGGAACAGTGCCGAGATTTACACGGGCCCGATTGACGAGCCGGAAAAATGGGAGAGGGTCTATTCCGCCGAAGTCCCCGCGGAGCCGATAGATGTCGTCAACGGCAGACTCTACGTTCTGACGAGGGAAGGCAGGGGCCTTGGGAAAGTGATTTCCATCGATGGTGAAAAAACGATTGAGGTGATTCCCGAAGGGGATTTCCCCCTGGAGTGGGCGGTAATAGTCGGGGACAAAATCCTCGCCGGCAGACTAGTCCACGCCAGCCACAGGCTTGAGCTTTACTCGCTCGGTGGAGAGAAGCTCGACGAGATAACCTTCGACCTGCCCGGAAGCGTCTACCCTCTCGACAGCGATGGGAAGAGGGCCCTCCTCAGGTATGAGAGCTTCACCGTTCCCTACAGGCTCTACGAGTTCGATGGAGAGCTCAAGCTCGTTGAAAAGCAGGAAGTCGCGGGCGACTTCAAAGTTGAGGAGGACTTCGCCGTCTCGAAGGACGGGACGAAAATCCACTACTTCCACGTGAAGGGGAGCAAAGACAATAAGAGGGTCTGGGTCTTCGGATACGGTGGCTTCAACGTTTCGCTGACACCGAGGTTTTTCCCGCAGGTTATCCCCTTCATCAAGCGCGGTGGAACCTTTGCAATGGCCAACCTGCGCGGTGGCAGTGAGTACGGCGAGGAGTGGCACCGCGCGGGAATGCGGGAGAACAAGCAAAACGTCTTCGACGACTTCATAGCGGTTCTTGAAAAACTGAAGAGTGATGGTTACAAGGTGGCCGCGTGGGGAAGGAGCAACGGCGGACTTCTCGTTTCGGCGACGCTCACGCAGAGGCCGGACGTCATGGATTCGGCTTTAATTGGCTATCCGGTTATAGACATGCTCCGCTTCCACAAGCTCTACATCGGGAGCGTCTGGATTCCGGAATACGGCAACCCCGACGACCCGAAGGACAGGGAGTTCCTGCTGAGGTACTCACCATACCACAACGTCAGGCCCGCCAGATATCCGCCGACGCTCATCTACACCGGTTTACACGACGACAGAGTTCACCCAGCCCACGCGCTGAAGTTCTTCATGAAGCTGAAGGAACTCGGGGCGCCGGTTTATCTCCGCGTTGAGACCAAGAGCGGTCACATGGGTGCATCTCCAGAGACGAGGGCAAAAGAGCTGACCGATTTGCTGGCTTTTGTTGTAAGAACACTTTTTTAATTCCAAATTTTAGCCAACTTTTTATTTTTCAAACCATCTTATTCTTCATCATTGTTTCGAAAGGTATTCGAAATGAACATCAGAGGATAAAACTTTATATTGGTAAAAGCCCTAAGAATAATGGCTGAGAAACAATGGTTGCAGGGAGGATTTCAACCGGGGTGCCTGGGCTAGATGTAATGCTTCATGGGGGTTTCATTCCTGGGAGGGTCTACCTTGTCAAAGGCTCTCCTGGAACAGGAAAGACAACCCTTGCGATGCACTTTGCAATGGCCGGAGTAGCCAACGGAGAGAGCGTGTTGTACATAACTCTCGAGGAGCCGGCAGAAAATATAAGAGAGGACTTCGGGAGGATGGGGTTTGACGTCTATCACGACGAATTCACTCTCATAGATGCGACACCAACAACGGAACACTACGTCCTGGTTGAAGACTTCTTTGAAACATTTGCCAAGAACCTCAACAAACTTACCGAATCAATAAAAGAACAGTTCCGAGTAAAGAGATATTCAAGAGTAATCGTCGACCCAATTACCATGCTAAAACTTGCCAGCAAGGAGGAGATGGACTACCGCAGAGCTTTTCTGACTTTTGTGAAAAGCATGATGAGACTAAGGGTTACTGTTCTCTTGACTTCCGAGCTTGAAAGAACTGACATAGAGGAATACCTTGTGAGTGGAGTTATCGAGATGAAACTCCTTGAGCGTGATGGAAAGCTGATGAGGGCAATCAAGGTAACGAAGTTCAGAGGGAGTGGGTTTGACAACGTTATCAGGCCCTACGAG of the Thermococcus sp. genome contains:
- a CDS encoding prolyl oligopeptidase family serine peptidase yields the protein MEDPYAWMENLSDERVLKLVEEENKRFREFVGELSDELFPEVWEYYSMPVIYNTRLTERGTIAMYRERDRQVIRWLDGRVVVDSKELEKEFNDEILLQTFSVDKAGRFLAYSFSMGGADEGITRIVDLKTGEILEEFRPSIRNVVFTDNGYYFSRFYRHGETPDGTRAPAVRLFFKDGSGERMVFGEGLGSGHFLYLRESTDGRTAMLTVTLGWNSAEIYTGPIDEPEKWERVYSAEVPAEPIDVVNGRLYVLTREGRGLGKVISIDGEKTIEVIPEGDFPLEWAVIVGDKILAGRLVHASHRLELYSLGGEKLDEITFDLPGSVYPLDSDGKRALLRYESFTVPYRLYEFDGELKLVEKQEVAGDFKVEEDFAVSKDGTKIHYFHVKGSKDNKRVWVFGYGGFNVSLTPRFFPQVIPFIKRGGTFAMANLRGGSEYGEEWHRAGMRENKQNVFDDFIAVLEKLKSDGYKVAAWGRSNGGLLVSATLTQRPDVMDSALIGYPVIDMLRFHKLYIGSVWIPEYGNPDDPKDREFLLRYSPYHNVRPARYPPTLIYTGLHDDRVHPAHALKFFMKLKELGAPVYLRVETKSGHMGASPETRAKELTDLLAFVVRTLF
- a CDS encoding ATPase domain-containing protein → MPGLDVMLHGGFIPGRVYLVKGSPGTGKTTLAMHFAMAGVANGESVLYITLEEPAENIREDFGRMGFDVYHDEFTLIDATPTTEHYVLVEDFFETFAKNLNKLTESIKEQFRVKRYSRVIVDPITMLKLASKEEMDYRRAFLTFVKSMMRLRVTVLLTSELERTDIEEYLVSGVIEMKLLERDGKLMRAIKVTKFRGSGFDNVIRPYEITETGMVVHPDRTVP